From the genome of Deltaproteobacteria bacterium:
CGAGGACAAGCTTTCACGGGAATAACGTAAATCGGCGCTTTTGGACTTATTACGAACGCATCAAAATTCGATTATTTTAATGTTTTTGAAATCTTACTCTTCTTTAGATATAAGGGCCACCGCATAAGCGGCGATGCCTTCCTGCCGCCCGGCAAAACCCAACCCTTCCGTTGTCGTGGCCTTAATATTGATCCGTTCGGCAGAAAGGTTTAATACCTTGGAGAGAACGGTCTGCATCTCCTGAATATAAGGGGCCAGTTTGGGGGCCTGGGCCACTACCGTGGCATCTACATTTTCGATGCCTAAACCCTGTTGGTGGAGCAGGGAAATAATGGTCTCAAGAAGCCGGAGGCTGGAGATTCCCTTATATCGGGGATCGGTATCGGGGAAGTGCCGGC
Proteins encoded in this window:
- a CDS encoding 2-C-methyl-D-erythritol 2,4-cyclodiphosphate synthase, which gives rise to MRPAFRVGQGYDVHCLVPGRPLILGGVKIAYHQGLAGHSDADVLCHALGDALLGAAGLGDLGRHFPDTDPRYKGISSLRLLETIISLLHQQGLGIENVDATVVAQAPKLAPYIQEMQTVLSKVLNLSAERINIKATTTEGLGFAGRQEGIAAYAVALISKEE